In Harpia harpyja isolate bHarHar1 chromosome Z, bHarHar1 primary haplotype, whole genome shotgun sequence, a single window of DNA contains:
- the LOC128136523 gene encoding purpurin isoform X2, protein MKYAQYVFLASVFSTVEYSLAQTCAVESFSVKDNFDPKRYAGKWYALAKKDPEGLFLQDNISAEYTVEEDGTMTASSKGRVKLFGFWVICADMAAQYTVPDPTTPAKMYMTYQGLASYLSSGGDNYWVIDTDYDNYAITYACRSLKEDGSCDDGYSLIFSRNPRGLPPAIQRIVRQKQEEICMSGQFQPVLQSGAC, encoded by the exons ATGAAATACGCACAGTATGTTTTCCTGGCCTCGGTCTTCTCCACTGTTGAATATAGCCTAGCTCAGACCTGTGCAGTGGAGTCTTTCTCTGTGAAAGACAATTTTGATCCAAAAAGG TATGCAGGGAAATGGTATGCCCTGGCCAAGAAGGATCCAGAAGGCCTTTTCCTTCAGGACAACATTTCTGCTGAATACACCGTGGAGGAAGATGGCACAATGACAGCATCTTCCAAAGGCCGAGTGAAGCTTTTTGG GTTCTGGGTGATCTGTGCTGACATGGCTGCTCAGTATACAGTACCTGACCCAACCACTCCAGCAAAAATGTACATGACCTACCAAGGCTTGGCCAGCTACCTCTCCAGCGGTG GGGACAACTACTGGGTGATTGACACTGACTATGATAACTATGCCATTACCTATGCCTGCCGCAGTCTAAAGGAGGATGGGTCCTGTGATGATGGCTACTCCCTGATCTTCTCACGCAATCCCCGTGGCCTCCCCCCAGCCATTCAGCGCATTGTACGTCAGAAGCAGGAAGAAATCTGCATGTCTGGCCAGTTCCAGCCTGTGCTTCAGTCAG ggGCCTGCTAA
- the LOC128136523 gene encoding purpurin isoform X1 produces the protein MKYAQYVFLASVFSTVEYSLAQTCAVESFSVKDNFDPKRYAGKWYALAKKDPEGLFLQDNISAEYTVEEDGTMTASSKGRVKLFGFWVICADMAAQYTVPDPTTPAKMYMTYQGLASYLSSGGDNYWVIDTDYDNYAITYACRSLKEDGSCDDGYSLIFSRNPRGLPPAIQRIVRQKQEEICMSGQFQPVLQSGTSG, from the exons ATGAAATACGCACAGTATGTTTTCCTGGCCTCGGTCTTCTCCACTGTTGAATATAGCCTAGCTCAGACCTGTGCAGTGGAGTCTTTCTCTGTGAAAGACAATTTTGATCCAAAAAGG TATGCAGGGAAATGGTATGCCCTGGCCAAGAAGGATCCAGAAGGCCTTTTCCTTCAGGACAACATTTCTGCTGAATACACCGTGGAGGAAGATGGCACAATGACAGCATCTTCCAAAGGCCGAGTGAAGCTTTTTGG GTTCTGGGTGATCTGTGCTGACATGGCTGCTCAGTATACAGTACCTGACCCAACCACTCCAGCAAAAATGTACATGACCTACCAAGGCTTGGCCAGCTACCTCTCCAGCGGTG GGGACAACTACTGGGTGATTGACACTGACTATGATAACTATGCCATTACCTATGCCTGCCGCAGTCTAAAGGAGGATGGGTCCTGTGATGATGGCTACTCCCTGATCTTCTCACGCAATCCCCGTGGCCTCCCCCCAGCCATTCAGCGCATTGTACGTCAGAAGCAGGAAGAAATCTGCATGTCTGGCCAGTTCCAGCCTGTGCTTCAGTCAGGTACTTCGGGCTAA